GGGCGTTCGCGCAACCAGCCGAGCAATTCAGCCCGCAGGTCGCCGCTGAGGACGACGAGTATTCGATGAGCGACGCGTCGTTGGGCGAGGCAACGGCGATGAGCATGGACGATCTGCGTAAACTGTTCGAAGTCAAAAAAGTCGAGGAATTCGCCGCCGACGACCCGGGCAATCCCCGCAACCAGCACTCCAAAAAACGTGCCGGCGACTGACGACGGCCGCAACGGTCCATGACGACGGCCGGATACCCCTCATAAGAGGAAACGAATCCGCGAACACGCGGGGAAGGAACTGCCATGGCATTGGCGTATGACGGCGCGATCCAGCGCCTGATCGACGCGTTCGGACGACTGCCCGGCATCGGTCCGAAAGGCGCGCAGCGCATCGCCTTCTACCTGTTGTCGGCCGACGAGCAGGAAGCCGCCGATTTGGCCGACGCCATCACCGAAGTCAAAGCGAAAGTGCGGTTCTGCGACATCTGCGGCAACGTGTGCGAGGCCAGCCCATGCCCGATCTGCGCCGATCCGCGCCGCGACCGTTCCCTGATCTGCGTGGTCGAGGAACCCAAGGACGTGATGAGCATCGAACGCACACGCGAATACCGCGGCCTCTACCACGTG
Above is a window of Bifidobacterium eulemuris DNA encoding:
- the recR gene encoding recombination mediator RecR translates to MALAYDGAIQRLIDAFGRLPGIGPKGAQRIAFYLLSADEQEAADLADAITEVKAKVRFCDICGNVCEASPCPICADPRRDRSLICVVEEPKDVMSIERTREYRGLYHVLGGAINPMANVGPNDLKIPQLLGRLNGDDVREVILALDPNIEGEATTTYLSRLLGPLGLKVTRLASGLPMGSDLEYADEITLGRALTGRRDA